In bacterium, a single window of DNA contains:
- a CDS encoding DUF1684 domain-containing protein, with translation MRTNWIVAACAAALLAAAGCSAGAARETPPAGLRFLAADAVAKERADKDASFRSDADSPIPPEARASFKGLDYYPFDPAARFAVKLRRFPQPVPLTIVTTRGVPRPAEKVGYVEFPMAGATRRLTVYRLKDLAPKYADELFLPFLDAASGVETYGAGRYLDLAPGPDGWYVLDFNLAYHPLCAYGRTIYRCPRTPEENRLPFAVRAGERGWAVHAAAPSGAGR, from the coding sequence ATGAGGACCAACTGGATCGTCGCGGCCTGCGCGGCGGCGCTGCTCGCCGCGGCCGGCTGTTCCGCCGGGGCGGCGCGGGAGACCCCGCCCGCGGGGCTGCGCTTCCTCGCCGCGGACGCCGTGGCCAAGGAGCGCGCGGACAAGGACGCCTCGTTCCGGTCGGATGCGGACTCGCCGATCCCGCCCGAGGCGCGCGCCTCGTTCAAGGGGCTCGACTACTACCCCTTCGACCCGGCGGCCCGCTTCGCGGTCAAGCTGCGGCGCTTCCCGCAGCCGGTCCCGCTGACGATCGTCACCACGCGCGGCGTCCCGCGCCCGGCGGAGAAGGTCGGCTACGTCGAGTTCCCGATGGCCGGGGCGACGCGCCGGCTCACCGTCTACCGGCTCAAGGACCTCGCCCCGAAGTACGCGGACGAACTGTTCCTGCCGTTCCTCGACGCCGCCTCCGGCGTCGAGACCTACGGCGCCGGGCGGTACCTCGATCTCGCGCCCGGCCCCGACGGCTGGTATGTTCTCGATTTCAACTTGGCCTACCATCCGCTGTGCGCCTACGGCCGGACGATTTATCGGTGCCCGCGGACCCCGGAAGAAAACCGCCTGCCGTTCGCGGTGCGGGCCGGGGAGCGGGGCTGGGCCGTGCACGCCGCGGCGCCGAGCGGCGCCGGGAGGTAA